From the genome of Geothrix sp. 21YS21S-4, one region includes:
- a CDS encoding undecaprenyl-diphosphate phosphatase produces MNLLHAILLGLVQGLTEFLPVSSTAHLTLAEHIMFRGRPMPLAFDVLLHVGTLLALFVYFRRELLQLAMGCVGRDAEGRKLALWLVVAMIPTGIFGLATRGVKEAAKDHLWVYGIGLLCTAGLLFLANRLSRERNNLLSEDRAGRGIGDLRASDALAIGTIQGIGGGFGLSRSGSTIAMGVFQGLRLPASARFSFLLGMPTIAAAATLELRGLLKPLLRHQPLPPELAFPAGSAAPGLLCVAGVLTAAVSGYLAIGLLDRFTRKPRLNGFAVYCLGMGAVMLVLGVTGVLGHP; encoded by the coding sequence ATGAACCTGCTGCACGCCATCCTCCTGGGCCTGGTCCAGGGCCTGACGGAATTCCTCCCGGTATCCTCCACGGCGCACCTGACGCTGGCGGAACACATCATGTTCCGGGGGCGGCCGATGCCGCTGGCTTTCGACGTGCTGCTCCACGTGGGCACGCTGCTCGCCCTGTTCGTCTACTTCCGCCGGGAGCTGCTGCAGTTGGCGATGGGCTGCGTCGGCCGGGACGCGGAAGGCCGCAAGCTGGCCCTGTGGCTGGTGGTGGCGATGATCCCCACGGGAATCTTCGGCCTGGCGACCCGCGGGGTGAAGGAAGCGGCGAAGGATCACCTGTGGGTCTACGGGATCGGCCTGCTCTGCACCGCGGGCCTGCTGTTCCTGGCCAACCGGCTGAGCCGCGAACGGAACAACCTCCTGAGCGAGGACCGCGCGGGCCGCGGTATCGGGGACCTGCGGGCCTCCGACGCCCTCGCCATCGGCACCATCCAGGGCATCGGCGGGGGCTTCGGGCTGTCGCGCTCCGGCTCCACCATCGCCATGGGCGTCTTCCAGGGCCTGCGCCTGCCGGCCTCCGCGCGGTTCAGCTTCCTCCTCGGGATGCCCACCATCGCCGCCGCGGCGACGCTGGAGCTCCGCGGCCTGCTCAAGCCGCTGCTGCGGCACCAGCCGCTGCCGCCGGAACTGGCCTTCCCCGCCGGCTCCGCCGCCCCCGGCCTGCTGTGCGTCGCGGGGGTCCTCACCGCCGCCGTGTCGGGCTACCTGGCCATCGGACTGCTGGACCGCTTCACGCGGAAGCCCCGCCTCAACGGCTTCGCCGTCTACTGCCTGGGAATGGGCGCGGTGATGCTGGTCCTGGGCGTCACGGGCGTCCTGGGGCACCCCTAG
- a CDS encoding DUF4388 domain-containing protein, translated as MALSGDLATMGLEDIFQWLAVGKKTGVLELRGPLHTKRVAFHEGRITSIWSSDPREYLGQYLLAFNRITEDQLREALATQEDEQQLLGRILVNRQLVTEAEIRRIVQLKVEESLYDTFLWNVGSFEFHDGAASHQKSMLLGLDVTGIVLEGARRLDDWKRIRKVIKGGDAVLAPIPEAIAERLPLASDDADILARLDGYKRVDQLVLDMRLPEYKINKLLFDLHEKGLVRIVNSGGNLGDNPSLQLQRARALVEKQKLQEAQEELRRILKDQPRHVDASRMMAVVQDLMEDKKPDQDLVPELAVGLDELMTTNLGPNEAFLASRVNGLWTIRDILTIAPFEPDECLAIFSKLIKRGILKTNKPAQGGDQPVPTR; from the coding sequence TTGGCGCTGAGCGGTGATCTGGCGACGATGGGGCTGGAGGACATCTTCCAGTGGCTCGCCGTGGGCAAGAAGACGGGCGTGCTGGAGTTGCGCGGCCCCCTGCACACCAAGCGCGTGGCCTTCCACGAGGGGCGCATCACCAGCATCTGGTCCTCCGATCCCCGCGAGTACCTCGGCCAGTACCTCCTCGCCTTCAACCGGATCACCGAGGATCAGCTGCGGGAAGCCCTGGCCACGCAGGAGGATGAGCAGCAGCTCCTGGGTCGGATTCTCGTCAACCGCCAGCTGGTGACCGAGGCCGAGATCCGGCGCATCGTCCAACTCAAGGTGGAGGAGAGCCTCTACGACACGTTCCTCTGGAACGTCGGCAGCTTCGAGTTCCACGACGGGGCCGCCTCCCACCAGAAGTCCATGCTGCTGGGCCTCGACGTCACCGGCATCGTCCTGGAAGGCGCCCGCCGCCTCGACGACTGGAAGCGGATCCGCAAGGTCATCAAGGGCGGCGACGCCGTCCTGGCGCCCATCCCCGAAGCCATCGCCGAGCGGCTGCCCCTCGCGTCGGACGACGCCGACATCCTGGCGCGGCTGGACGGCTACAAGCGCGTGGACCAGCTGGTCCTCGACATGCGCCTCCCGGAATACAAGATCAACAAGCTGCTGTTCGACCTCCACGAGAAGGGCCTGGTGCGCATCGTCAATTCCGGCGGCAACCTGGGCGACAATCCCAGCCTCCAGCTCCAGCGGGCCCGCGCCCTGGTGGAAAAGCAGAAGCTGCAGGAAGCCCAGGAGGAGCTGCGCCGCATCCTCAAGGACCAGCCCCGCCACGTCGACGCCAGCCGCATGATGGCGGTGGTCCAGGACCTGATGGAGGACAAGAAGCCGGACCAGGACCTGGTGCCCGAACTGGCCGTGGGCCTCGACGAGCTGATGACCACCAACCTGGGGCCCAACGAGGCGTTCCTGGCCAGCCGCGTCAACGGCCTGTGGACCATCCGCGACATCCTCACCATCGCGCCCTTCGAACCCGACGAGTGCCTCGCCATCTTCTCCAAGCTCATCAAGCGTGGGATTCTCAAGACGAACAAACCCGCCCAGGGGGGTGACCAGCCGGTCCCGACGCGCTGA
- a CDS encoding low specificity L-threonine aldolase: MRPIDLRSDTVTQPSKEMRAAMASAEVGDDVLERDPTLARLEARVAELLGMEAALWVPSGCMGNLIALMLHLKRGDRFLAPAQAHVLGAELGTGAWLAGGMPEALAWEGGPGRPTPAQVTRAAGSPGPYYTLTTTLLCLENTHNFAGGAVTPLDEHRALVAAAKGVGLRVHLDGARIWHAAAALGLPPGALTEGVDTVQVCLSKGLGAPMGSLFCGSAPTVIEARRLRKMLGGGVRQGGVMGAAGLVALDHLPRLPEDHAKARRLAEGLRAFGVAAPIPETNILLIPVPDAGGAAAALETAGVRPSVVGSALRFIPHRDLELADIEEALRRAEPLAHLLRSA; this comes from the coding sequence ATGCGACCCATCGATCTCCGCTCCGACACCGTGACCCAGCCTTCAAAGGAGATGCGCGCCGCCATGGCGTCCGCGGAGGTGGGCGACGACGTCCTGGAGCGCGATCCCACGCTGGCCCGGCTGGAGGCCCGGGTGGCGGAGCTGCTGGGAATGGAGGCCGCCCTCTGGGTGCCCTCGGGCTGCATGGGCAACCTCATTGCCCTGATGCTCCACCTCAAGCGGGGGGACCGCTTCCTCGCGCCTGCTCAGGCGCACGTTTTGGGAGCGGAACTGGGCACCGGCGCCTGGCTGGCGGGCGGAATGCCGGAGGCTCTGGCCTGGGAGGGCGGCCCCGGCCGACCGACGCCCGCCCAGGTGACGCGGGCCGCGGGCTCTCCCGGGCCCTACTACACGCTGACCACCACGCTGCTCTGCCTGGAGAACACCCACAATTTCGCGGGGGGAGCCGTCACGCCCCTCGACGAGCACCGGGCCCTGGTGGCCGCCGCCAAGGGGGTGGGGCTGAGGGTGCATCTGGACGGCGCGCGGATCTGGCACGCCGCCGCGGCGCTGGGCCTTCCTCCGGGCGCCCTGACCGAGGGCGTGGACACGGTGCAGGTCTGCCTCAGCAAGGGGCTCGGTGCCCCCATGGGCTCGCTCTTCTGCGGCTCCGCGCCCACCGTGATCGAGGCCCGGCGCCTGCGGAAGATGCTGGGCGGCGGCGTGCGCCAGGGCGGCGTGATGGGCGCAGCGGGGCTGGTGGCCCTGGACCATCTCCCGCGCCTTCCCGAGGACCATGCCAAGGCGCGGCGCCTGGCGGAGGGCCTGCGGGCCTTCGGCGTCGCGGCACCGATTCCCGAGACGAACATCCTCCTGATTCCCGTGCCCGACGCGGGAGGCGCCGCGGCCGCCCTGGAGACGGCGGGCGTCCGGCCTTCCGTGGTGGGTTCCGCTTTGCGCTTCATTCCCCACCGCGATCTGGAGCTGGCCGACATCGAGGAGGCCCTGCGGCGCGCGGAACCCCTGGCCCACCTCCTGCGTTCGGCCTGA
- the yvcK gene encoding uridine diphosphate-N-acetylglucosamine-binding protein YvcK: MAPSLPGPLGLHADQPLRVVALGGGTGLAALLRALKREAGRSRDPWKLTGIVTVSDNGGSSGRLRDELGGIPPGDLRNCLSALTMEDSALSELLNYRFKGDGSLSGHSLGNLMLWALADLSGDWVRAIRQLSSVLVTVGRLFPSTVVPVTLCAEDMAGALYVGETAVGSCRPPLARLWLEPPGAEPLPEAVLALLRADLVLLSPGSLYSSTISNLLLPELQEAVAISGAPVVYVANLMTEPGETSGLDLETHVAAISAFGRVRMSAVIANSTPLRPDMLARYREEGGEPLLARSERVLDIPIHCFPLLDPEAPMARHHPDLLNQAIRETLSRL; encoded by the coding sequence ATGGCGCCTTCCCTGCCAGGCCCCCTGGGGCTCCACGCCGACCAGCCCCTGCGGGTGGTGGCGCTGGGAGGCGGCACGGGCCTGGCGGCGCTGCTCCGCGCCCTCAAGCGGGAGGCGGGCCGGAGCCGCGATCCCTGGAAGCTGACGGGCATCGTCACGGTCTCCGACAACGGGGGCTCCTCCGGTCGCCTGCGCGACGAGCTGGGCGGAATCCCGCCCGGGGACCTGCGGAACTGCCTTTCGGCGCTCACGATGGAGGACTCGGCCCTTTCCGAGCTCCTCAATTACCGCTTCAAGGGCGACGGCAGCCTCTCGGGCCACTCGCTGGGCAACCTCATGCTGTGGGCCCTGGCCGACCTCTCCGGCGACTGGGTGCGGGCCATCCGGCAGCTCTCCAGCGTCCTGGTGACGGTGGGGCGGCTGTTCCCGTCCACGGTGGTGCCGGTGACCCTCTGCGCCGAGGACATGGCGGGCGCGCTGTACGTCGGCGAGACCGCGGTGGGCTCCTGCCGCCCTCCCCTGGCTCGCCTGTGGCTGGAACCGCCCGGCGCCGAGCCCCTGCCCGAGGCGGTCCTGGCCCTCCTGCGGGCCGACCTGGTGCTCCTGTCGCCGGGGAGCCTCTATTCGTCGACCATCTCCAACCTGCTCCTGCCGGAGCTGCAGGAAGCCGTGGCCATCTCGGGCGCGCCCGTGGTCTACGTCGCCAACCTGATGACCGAACCCGGGGAAACGTCGGGACTCGACCTGGAGACCCACGTGGCGGCGATCTCCGCCTTCGGGCGGGTGCGCATGTCGGCCGTGATCGCCAATTCCACGCCCCTGCGCCCGGACATGCTCGCGCGCTACCGGGAGGAGGGCGGAGAGCCGCTCCTGGCCCGGAGCGAACGGGTTCTGGACATCCCCATCCACTGTTTTCCCCTGCTGGATCCCGAGGCACCCATGGCCCGGCACCATCCCGACCTGCTGAACCAGGCCATCCGGGAGACCCTCAGCCGGCTGTGA
- the ahpF gene encoding alkyl hydroperoxide reductase subunit F, whose protein sequence is MLAPDLKAQLKVYLEKLVQPIDLVASLDDGAKSRELQELLEEIATLSDKVGLRLDGGRTRRPSFGIALAGETPRVHFAGLPMGHEFTSLVLALLQVSGHPPRLEGGTPDQIRSLRGPFRFETFVSLSCHNCPDVVQALNAMAALNPALEVEMIDGGLFQEEVDARRIMGVPSVWLNDEAFAQGRISLEEILAKLDTGAVEREAEELAHKEPFDVLVVGGGPAGSAAAIYAARKGIRTGVVAERFGGQVLDTLGIQNFISVKETEGRKLAMALEQHVRDYEVDVINLQRAEALLPEVGDGFVGVRLASGATLRSRAVILATGARWREMGVPGEQQYRSKGVAYCPHCDGPLFKGKRVAVVGGGNSGVEAAIDLAGIVAHVTLLEFDRDLRADAVLQKKLYSLPNVTVIKSAQTTEVLGDGQQVNGLVYRDRASDGIHTLELEGIFVQIGLLPNTDWLKGSVALSPRGEIEVDARGQTSVAGVFAAGDATTVPFKQIIIAMGEGAKASLGAFDHLIRASVTV, encoded by the coding sequence ATGCTCGCCCCCGATCTCAAAGCCCAGTTGAAGGTCTACCTCGAAAAGCTCGTCCAGCCGATCGATCTGGTGGCCTCGCTCGATGACGGGGCGAAGTCGCGGGAGCTCCAGGAGCTGCTGGAGGAGATCGCCACCCTGTCGGACAAGGTGGGCCTGCGGCTCGACGGCGGAAGGACGCGGCGGCCCTCCTTCGGCATCGCCCTGGCGGGCGAAACCCCGCGGGTGCACTTCGCGGGCCTTCCCATGGGGCACGAGTTCACCTCGCTGGTGCTCGCCCTGCTGCAGGTGAGCGGCCATCCGCCGCGGCTGGAGGGCGGGACGCCGGACCAGATCCGGAGCCTGCGCGGGCCCTTCCGGTTCGAGACCTTCGTCTCTCTTTCCTGCCACAACTGCCCGGACGTGGTGCAGGCCCTCAACGCCATGGCCGCCCTCAACCCCGCCCTCGAGGTCGAGATGATCGACGGGGGCCTGTTCCAGGAGGAGGTCGATGCCCGCCGGATCATGGGCGTGCCGTCGGTCTGGCTGAACGACGAAGCCTTCGCGCAGGGACGCATCAGCCTGGAGGAGATCCTCGCCAAGCTCGATACGGGAGCGGTGGAGCGCGAGGCGGAGGAACTGGCCCACAAGGAGCCCTTCGACGTGCTGGTGGTGGGCGGCGGCCCCGCGGGCTCCGCAGCGGCCATCTACGCGGCCCGGAAGGGCATCCGCACCGGCGTGGTGGCGGAGCGCTTCGGCGGCCAGGTGCTGGACACCCTCGGCATCCAGAACTTCATCTCCGTGAAGGAGACCGAGGGCCGGAAGCTGGCCATGGCCTTGGAACAGCACGTCCGCGACTACGAGGTGGACGTGATCAACCTCCAGCGGGCGGAGGCCCTCCTGCCCGAAGTCGGCGACGGGTTCGTGGGGGTGCGCCTGGCGAGCGGGGCGACGCTGCGCAGCCGCGCCGTGATCCTCGCCACCGGCGCGCGGTGGCGCGAGATGGGCGTTCCGGGGGAACAGCAGTACCGGAGCAAGGGCGTCGCCTACTGCCCCCACTGCGACGGCCCGCTGTTCAAGGGCAAGCGCGTGGCGGTGGTCGGCGGCGGGAATTCCGGCGTGGAGGCGGCCATCGACCTCGCCGGGATCGTGGCCCACGTGACGCTGCTGGAATTCGACCGGGACCTGCGGGCCGACGCGGTGCTCCAGAAGAAGCTCTACAGCCTGCCCAACGTCACGGTGATCAAGTCCGCCCAGACGACGGAAGTCCTCGGCGACGGGCAGCAGGTGAACGGGCTGGTCTACCGCGACCGAGCCAGCGACGGGATCCACACGCTCGAACTCGAGGGCATCTTCGTCCAGATCGGCCTGCTGCCCAACACCGACTGGCTGAAGGGCTCCGTGGCGCTTTCCCCCCGCGGCGAGATCGAGGTGGATGCCCGGGGCCAGACCTCCGTGGCCGGGGTTTTCGCCGCCGGCGACGCCACGACGGTGCCCTTCAAGCAGATCATCATCGCCATGGGCGAAGGCGCCAAGGCCAGCCTCGGCGCCTTCGACCACCTGATCCGGGCGTCGGTGACCGTCTAG
- a CDS encoding ABC transporter ATP-binding protein, whose translation MIQLNEVHKSFVVKDKKTRVTKRIDAVRGISLQVRPGEIYGLLGPNGAGKSTTLRMIAGLMEPDQGSITVCGMDTREKAEAVRGCLGYLSTDMGVYARFTPRELLRLFGEFQDVDPTVAERRGMHLLEKLQLADFADVKMEGFSSGQKQKVSIARALLHDPKVVIFDEPTTGLDVLTAKTVLDLLRIMREEGRTVIVSTHVMPMVEDICDRVGIIFDGKLHGDAPPRELLQSRRARTLDEVFFQLAAQSEEIH comes from the coding sequence GTGATCCAGTTGAACGAGGTCCACAAATCCTTCGTCGTGAAGGACAAGAAGACCCGCGTGACCAAGCGGATCGATGCCGTGCGCGGCATCTCGCTGCAGGTCCGGCCGGGCGAGATCTACGGGCTGCTCGGCCCCAACGGCGCCGGCAAGTCCACCACGCTGCGGATGATCGCGGGGCTGATGGAGCCGGACCAGGGCTCCATCACCGTCTGCGGGATGGATACCCGCGAGAAGGCGGAGGCGGTCCGCGGCTGCCTGGGCTACCTCAGCACCGACATGGGCGTCTACGCCCGCTTCACCCCGCGGGAACTGCTGCGGCTGTTCGGGGAGTTCCAGGACGTCGATCCCACCGTCGCGGAGCGGCGGGGGATGCACCTCCTCGAGAAGCTCCAGCTGGCGGATTTCGCCGACGTGAAGATGGAGGGGTTCTCCTCGGGCCAGAAGCAGAAGGTGAGCATCGCCCGCGCCCTGCTGCACGATCCCAAGGTGGTGATCTTCGACGAGCCCACCACCGGCCTCGACGTGCTCACGGCCAAGACCGTCCTCGACCTGCTCCGCATCATGCGCGAGGAGGGCCGGACGGTCATCGTGTCCACCCACGTGATGCCCATGGTCGAGGACATCTGCGACCGGGTGGGGATCATCTTCGACGGCAAGCTCCACGGGGACGCTCCGCCCCGCGAACTGCTGCAATCCCGGCGCGCCCGGACGCTGGACGAGGTCTTCTTCCAACTCGCGGCCCAGTCTGAGGAGATCCACTGA
- a CDS encoding ABC transporter permease, whose amino-acid sequence MRGALLIMKKEFLELSKDRKTLFFAFVLPFLLYPAIFGMMAKMSKRDEAQNRNKASRVFVADPSGSLGALLQNDPRRFELVPRPEGDLKQALRDQKLDLAVDVDPDAADALKKHQTFTLAVTVDESERTSNLALKRLREVLKDQEKAWVQGRLQTLGASPQLAEPVKVDVVNAADTALEVGKVMGRILPYLLMIMMYTGAMQHGIYATAGEKERQTLLSLMATRLPRTQIILGKLLYIFCMGVIAALLNLLSMGLSIPFISDGSTGSMQSMAAIANPMTLGLTFMIMVPLGLFFSNFILLMGIQAKNTIEAGSAVTPGIFLVIFLGMFTSAPGVDKMAFLSYVPVVNVCLALRKLFSQQFSWGEYLVAFAMTVGLAAVMTLVSTRVLNREKALFKA is encoded by the coding sequence ATGCGCGGCGCCCTGCTCATCATGAAGAAGGAATTCCTGGAGCTGTCGAAGGACCGGAAGACCCTGTTCTTCGCCTTCGTGCTGCCCTTCCTCCTCTACCCCGCCATCTTCGGGATGATGGCCAAGATGTCCAAGCGGGACGAGGCCCAGAACCGCAACAAGGCCAGCCGCGTCTTCGTGGCGGACCCTTCGGGGAGCCTCGGCGCCCTCCTCCAGAACGACCCCCGCCGCTTCGAACTGGTGCCCCGTCCCGAGGGCGATCTCAAGCAGGCGCTGCGCGACCAGAAGCTGGACCTCGCCGTGGACGTGGATCCCGACGCGGCGGACGCCCTGAAGAAGCACCAGACCTTCACCCTGGCCGTCACCGTGGACGAGAGCGAGCGCACCTCCAACCTGGCGCTGAAGCGGCTGCGCGAGGTCCTGAAGGATCAGGAGAAGGCCTGGGTCCAGGGCCGGCTCCAGACGCTGGGCGCCTCCCCCCAACTGGCGGAGCCGGTGAAGGTGGACGTGGTCAACGCCGCCGACACGGCCCTGGAAGTGGGCAAGGTCATGGGCCGGATCCTGCCCTACCTGCTGATGATCATGATGTACACGGGCGCCATGCAGCACGGCATCTACGCGACCGCCGGCGAGAAGGAGCGCCAGACCCTGCTCAGCCTGATGGCCACCCGCCTGCCCCGCACCCAGATCATCCTGGGCAAGCTGCTCTACATCTTCTGCATGGGCGTGATCGCGGCGCTCCTGAACCTGCTGAGCATGGGCCTCTCCATCCCCTTCATCAGCGACGGATCCACGGGTTCCATGCAGAGCATGGCCGCCATCGCGAACCCCATGACGCTCGGGCTGACGTTCATGATCATGGTGCCGCTGGGCCTCTTCTTCTCGAACTTCATCCTGCTGATGGGCATCCAGGCCAAGAACACCATCGAGGCCGGCAGCGCCGTCACGCCGGGCATCTTCCTGGTGATCTTCCTCGGGATGTTCACCAGCGCGCCGGGCGTGGACAAGATGGCCTTCCTCTCCTACGTGCCCGTGGTGAACGTCTGCCTGGCGCTGCGGAAATTGTTCAGCCAGCAGTTCAGCTGGGGGGAATACCTGGTGGCCTTCGCCATGACGGTGGGCCTGGCGGCGGTGATGACCCTCGTTTCCACCCGGGTCCTCAATCGGGAGAAGGCGCTCTTCAAGGCCTGA